The following coding sequences are from one Streptomyces sp. NBC_00536 window:
- a CDS encoding PLP-dependent transferase: MTANGTGSHGRGHGEQAAADGREYLRRLARAVVQECREEGVATPDGLPGTVLEAPSFAAAFQAYESAADELAGHLGRAFQPAQAYPSMEAFWRDAHAQESGASPNAYWDSYENGARRRAEAELAHAFGTGQAVLVNAGMSALDVAIRASGAGPGDSVLVHDRTYFETHDLLTNVFGPWGLGAVRADLRDAPATRRVIAEHGPKLAVAELALNGPRCDVPVLEPLIESGMRLLLDFSALGHGVRPADLVEGADVVYVESGMKYLTRRTGAGVLYGQGAWMDDIRAGARRTGQQLQGRALHWIRRGEMHDCARRAALHSARRRLFVSVLRDRLPDLVVTDALSGAGERQDLLARAIRDGADGCMVFARLPDADAARAETLHRDVVARWAAGFKTERVRAGFGWTATTGRSYGRDALNTDLGECFVRISVGIEDEEDIVEQARSLARAAQDVLGGSEAGA, translated from the coding sequence ATGACCGCGAACGGCACCGGAAGCCACGGGCGTGGGCACGGCGAGCAGGCCGCGGCGGACGGCCGGGAGTACCTCCGGCGACTGGCCCGGGCCGTCGTGCAGGAGTGCCGGGAGGAGGGCGTGGCGACCCCTGACGGTCTGCCCGGCACGGTACTGGAAGCACCTTCCTTCGCCGCGGCGTTCCAGGCCTACGAGTCGGCCGCCGACGAGCTCGCCGGTCACCTCGGCAGGGCCTTCCAGCCCGCGCAGGCGTACCCGTCCATGGAGGCCTTCTGGCGCGACGCGCACGCCCAGGAGAGCGGCGCGAGCCCGAACGCCTACTGGGACAGCTACGAGAACGGCGCGCGCCGCCGCGCCGAGGCCGAGCTGGCCCACGCCTTCGGGACCGGGCAGGCGGTCCTGGTCAACGCCGGGATGTCGGCGCTCGACGTCGCCATCCGTGCCTCGGGCGCCGGCCCCGGGGACTCGGTCCTCGTCCACGACCGCACGTACTTCGAGACCCACGACCTGCTGACCAACGTCTTCGGCCCGTGGGGTCTCGGGGCGGTCCGCGCCGACCTGCGGGACGCACCCGCCACCCGCCGCGTGATCGCCGAGCACGGCCCGAAGCTCGCGGTGGCCGAGCTGGCACTGAACGGCCCCCGCTGCGACGTGCCCGTGCTCGAACCGCTGATCGAGTCCGGGATGCGGCTTCTCCTCGACTTCTCCGCACTCGGCCACGGCGTGCGCCCGGCCGACCTGGTCGAGGGCGCCGATGTCGTCTACGTCGAGTCCGGCATGAAGTACCTGACCCGGCGGACCGGCGCGGGCGTGCTGTACGGCCAAGGCGCCTGGATGGACGACATCCGTGCGGGCGCCCGCCGCACCGGCCAACAGCTCCAGGGACGGGCCCTGCACTGGATCCGCAGGGGCGAGATGCACGACTGCGCACGGCGCGCGGCCCTGCACAGCGCCCGACGCCGGCTGTTCGTCAGTGTCCTGCGGGACCGGCTGCCGGACCTGGTCGTCACCGACGCCCTGTCCGGCGCCGGCGAACGGCAGGACCTGCTGGCCCGGGCCATCCGCGACGGGGCCGACGGGTGCATGGTGTTCGCACGACTGCCCGACGCGGACGCCGCGCGGGCCGAGACCCTGCACCGGGACGTGGTCGCCCGCTGGGCGGCCGGGTTCAAGACCGAGCGGGTCCGCGCCGGCTTCGGCTGGACCGCCACGACCGGCCGGTCCTACGGCCGGGACGCCCTCAACACCGACCTCGGCGAGTGTTTCGTACGGATCAGTGTGGGGATCGAGGATGAGGAAGACATCGTGGAACAGGCCCGCAGCCTCGCCCGGGCGGCCCAGGACGTACTCGGCGGCTCGGAGGCCGGCGCGTGA
- a CDS encoding GNAT family N-acetyltransferase, which translates to MLTWPALIEGAGTELADAVLHSGARVLAFGAPFPDPLVHDVAHETVTVWTVEPGAHPPEGRASTGTGTGTRTAAGTATATPTPEQWSQMAALWRGTGITVLAESARDHASWTHARCLDLRGRVVATASAQQLPGPVTGSGARLLVCAVATSADHRNRGAGARCVRAVTAGRRAAALVEAGSPSGRFFQRLGWAPATVAHLYRYDS; encoded by the coding sequence GTGCTGACCTGGCCGGCACTCATCGAGGGCGCCGGTACGGAGCTGGCGGACGCGGTGTTGCACAGCGGGGCGCGGGTCCTCGCGTTCGGAGCTCCGTTCCCCGACCCGCTCGTCCACGACGTGGCGCACGAGACCGTGACGGTCTGGACCGTCGAACCGGGGGCGCACCCACCAGAGGGCCGGGCCTCGACGGGGACGGGGACGGGGACGCGGACAGCGGCCGGGACAGCGACGGCGACGCCGACGCCGGAGCAGTGGAGCCAGATGGCGGCCCTGTGGCGGGGCACGGGAATCACGGTGCTCGCCGAGAGCGCGCGGGACCACGCCTCGTGGACGCACGCCCGCTGCCTCGACCTCCGCGGGCGCGTCGTCGCCACCGCCTCCGCACAGCAGCTGCCCGGCCCGGTCACCGGCTCCGGGGCCCGCCTCCTGGTCTGCGCGGTCGCCACCTCGGCCGACCACCGCAACCGCGGTGCCGGGGCGCGCTGCGTCCGCGCGGTCACCGCCGGACGGCGGGCCGCCGCACTCGTCGAGGCCGGATCGCCGTCCGGGCGCTTCTTCCAGCGCCTGGGCTGGGCGCCCGCCACGGTCGCGCATCTCTACCGGTACGACTCATAG
- a CDS encoding putative PEP-binding protein: protein MSGEIPPPSVVKEFEGVGLIRSEYVIRASGHFISVQRTQDALREYVAAVARAVPGRPIWYRTSEMTSQEANTLIGVDRTYTEADFMKGRRGVRRAREMPEAFETELRVVAEVAADHPDLHVLAPFVRDAEDLGFVADTLERIDWPNRFGSMVEIPSALFDIEQFVALGATNFLLGMNDLSSTLTATTREFWDMKLHPSVWWAIDQVAALAKGAPWDWGLAGNLSPAVVERAELAGVPYVSMHYSELPKLLGWDENTLPDLDLVARTKAFTRRQIARAEDRAFRERLGLDAAAPTEEGLVLGD, encoded by the coding sequence TTGAGCGGGGAGATCCCCCCGCCCTCCGTAGTCAAGGAATTCGAGGGCGTCGGGCTCATCCGCAGCGAGTACGTCATCCGGGCCAGCGGCCACTTCATCTCCGTGCAGCGCACCCAGGACGCCCTGCGCGAGTACGTGGCGGCCGTCGCGAGGGCCGTGCCGGGCCGGCCGATCTGGTACCGGACCAGCGAGATGACCTCACAGGAGGCCAACACGCTGATCGGCGTCGACCGGACGTACACCGAGGCCGACTTCATGAAGGGCCGGCGCGGGGTGCGCCGGGCACGGGAGATGCCCGAGGCCTTCGAGACCGAGCTGCGCGTCGTGGCGGAGGTCGCGGCCGACCACCCCGACCTGCACGTCCTCGCGCCGTTCGTACGGGATGCCGAGGACCTCGGCTTCGTCGCCGACACCCTTGAGCGGATCGACTGGCCGAACCGCTTCGGATCGATGGTGGAGATCCCCTCGGCGCTGTTCGACATCGAGCAGTTCGTGGCGCTGGGTGCCACCAATTTCCTCCTGGGCATGAACGACCTCTCCTCGACGCTCACCGCCACCACGCGCGAGTTCTGGGACATGAAGCTGCACCCGAGCGTGTGGTGGGCGATCGACCAGGTCGCCGCACTGGCCAAGGGCGCGCCCTGGGACTGGGGCCTCGCCGGGAACCTGAGCCCCGCGGTCGTCGAACGGGCCGAGCTCGCCGGCGTCCCGTACGTCAGCATGCACTACAGCGAACTGCCCAAACTCCTGGGCTGGGACGAGAACACCCTGCCCGACCTCGACCTGGTGGCCCGCACCAAGGCGTTCACCCGACGGCAGATCGCCCGCGCCGAGGACCGGGCCTTCCGGGAACGCCTCGGCCTCGATGCCGCCGCACCGACGGAAGAAGGCCTGGTGCTCGGTGACTGA
- a CDS encoding 2-phosphosulfolactate phosphatase — protein MTDRPIRSDVLAPADFDPWPGRQVHLEWGVTGAALAAERGDAVAVVDVLSFSTTMSIACERDFSCLVYSGAEIADMGGPEAAGTLLRARPLSKKRRTGQGGVSLSPASILRADPGQRVLFTSLNGAAVVSAASAAPALVVAGPRNATAAAQLLGGLLDDGSARRVTVIACGEQWSSVSPGTGGVRPGVEDWLGAGLVCRELRARGLLLSAEARIAAAAWTSPADLRDCVSARELMAAGFTEDVELALTVDADSRVPVRESTDPTGRLFTGRSK, from the coding sequence GTGACTGACCGCCCGATCCGCTCCGACGTCCTGGCACCCGCGGACTTCGACCCCTGGCCCGGCCGCCAGGTCCACCTCGAATGGGGCGTGACCGGTGCGGCGCTCGCCGCCGAACGCGGCGATGCGGTGGCCGTCGTCGACGTGCTCTCCTTCTCGACCACGATGTCGATCGCCTGCGAGCGCGACTTCTCCTGCCTCGTCTACAGTGGTGCGGAAATCGCCGACATGGGAGGCCCCGAGGCCGCCGGCACCCTGCTCCGCGCACGACCCCTGAGCAAGAAGCGCCGTACCGGACAGGGCGGGGTGTCACTCTCGCCCGCCAGTATCCTGCGGGCGGACCCCGGCCAGCGGGTGCTGTTCACCTCGCTCAACGGCGCGGCAGTGGTCTCGGCCGCGTCCGCGGCACCCGCCCTGGTCGTCGCGGGACCCCGCAACGCCACGGCCGCCGCCCAACTGCTCGGGGGCCTTCTCGACGACGGCAGCGCGCGCCGCGTCACCGTGATCGCCTGCGGTGAGCAGTGGAGTTCGGTGTCGCCGGGCACCGGCGGCGTGCGACCGGGAGTGGAGGACTGGCTCGGAGCCGGCCTGGTCTGCCGTGAACTGCGGGCCCGGGGGCTCCTGCTCTCCGCCGAAGCCCGTATCGCCGCAGCCGCCTGGACCTCCCCGGCAGACCTGCGCGACTGCGTCTCCGCCCGTGAGCTGATGGCAGCGGGCTTCACCGAGGACGTGGAGCTGGCACTGACCGTCGACGCCGACTCCAGGGTCCCGGTCCGCGAATCCACCGACCCGACCGGCCGCCTCTTCACCGGCCGCTCCAAATGA
- a CDS encoding SDR family NAD(P)-dependent oxidoreductase, with translation MSERTIALVTGANKGIGYEIAAGLGALGWSIGVGARDEQRRNTAVERLRAAGVDAFGVPLDVTDDASATAAARLIEEQAGRLDVLVNNAAITGGMPQEPTRVDPATIRTVVETNVIGVIRVTNAMMPLLRRSASPRIVNMSSSVGSLTRQSGPAAEQTAGPVAVAYAPSKTFLNAVTLQYARELSGTNILINAGCPGYVATDLNGFRGVRTPEQGAAIAIKLATLPDDGPTGQFFNDAGVVPW, from the coding sequence ATGAGCGAACGAACGATTGCGCTGGTCACCGGCGCGAACAAGGGAATCGGCTACGAGATCGCCGCGGGCCTGGGCGCACTCGGCTGGAGCATCGGCGTCGGCGCCCGCGACGAACAGCGCCGCAACACCGCGGTGGAGCGACTGCGCGCGGCCGGCGTCGACGCGTTCGGCGTGCCACTGGACGTGACCGACGACGCGAGCGCCACCGCCGCCGCACGGCTGATCGAGGAACAGGCCGGGCGCCTGGACGTGCTCGTCAACAACGCCGCCATCACCGGCGGCATGCCACAGGAACCCACCCGCGTCGATCCCGCCACCATCCGGACGGTCGTGGAGACCAACGTGATCGGCGTCATCCGCGTCACCAACGCGATGATGCCGCTGCTTCGGCGTTCTGCCTCACCTCGGATCGTGAACATGTCCAGCAGTGTCGGCTCCCTCACCCGGCAGTCAGGACCCGCCGCCGAGCAGACGGCAGGCCCGGTGGCCGTGGCGTACGCGCCGTCGAAGACGTTCCTGAACGCCGTCACCCTCCAGTACGCCCGGGAGCTGAGCGGCACGAACATCCTGATCAACGCCGGCTGCCCCGGCTACGTCGCGACCGACCTCAACGGCTTCCGCGGCGTGCGCACCCCCGAACAGGGCGCGGCGATCGCCATCAAACTCGCGACCCTGCCCGACGACGGCCCGACCGGACAGTTCTTCAACGACGCCGGCGTAGTTCCCTGGTGA
- a CDS encoding LysR family transcriptional regulator — translation METRELRYFVAVAEELHFGRAAQRLGIAQPPLSRAIQQLERRLGAALLDRTSRTVTLTAAGSVLLAEGRAALDAVDAAERRTRRAALSTTGRPGLALVTKASASRELLAELLDAYAAEPGAVPVDVILCGPAEQQRLLREGRADVALLHRPFDSTAGFHTEELSTEGQVVVLPAGHPLTVRVHVHMADITALPGLPLPRWPEPDGTYPPGPGPQVRDQAQLLQLVALGRACAVAPESCRAQLHDDLAAVPVLDAPTVTTVIAWPPHSRSRAVADLVRTATRL, via the coding sequence ATGGAGACCCGGGAACTGCGGTACTTCGTCGCCGTCGCTGAAGAGCTGCACTTCGGGCGGGCCGCGCAGCGGCTCGGGATCGCGCAGCCGCCTCTGTCCCGGGCGATCCAGCAGCTCGAACGCCGCCTCGGGGCAGCACTGCTGGACCGGACCAGCCGCACAGTCACGCTGACCGCGGCCGGCTCGGTGCTGCTGGCCGAGGGCCGCGCGGCCCTCGATGCGGTCGACGCCGCCGAGCGCCGGACCCGCCGCGCCGCCCTTTCCACGACCGGCCGTCCCGGCCTGGCCCTGGTCACGAAGGCCAGCGCGTCCAGAGAACTGCTGGCCGAACTGCTCGACGCGTACGCCGCCGAACCCGGCGCGGTCCCCGTCGACGTCATCCTGTGCGGCCCTGCCGAGCAGCAACGACTCCTGCGCGAAGGTCGGGCCGACGTCGCGCTGCTGCACCGGCCGTTCGACTCGACAGCCGGGTTCCACACCGAAGAACTCAGCACAGAGGGCCAGGTCGTGGTCCTGCCGGCCGGGCACCCGCTCACCGTCCGCGTCCATGTGCACATGGCCGACATCACCGCCCTGCCTGGCCTGCCCCTGCCACGCTGGCCCGAGCCCGACGGCACCTACCCACCCGGCCCCGGCCCACAAGTCCGCGACCAAGCACAGCTGCTGCAACTCGTCGCGCTCGGCCGCGCGTGCGCGGTCGCACCGGAATCGTGCCGAGCCCAACTGCACGATGACCTCGCCGCCGTGCCCGTGCTGGACGCGCCCACAGTCACCACCGTGATCGCGTGGCCCCCGCACAGCCGGTCCAGAGCGGTCGCCGACCTCGTCCGGACTGCGACACGTCTCTAG
- a CDS encoding RidA family protein, which translates to MTEKITRINPEQLHETPGYHHITVVEAGRTAYLAGQCPLDRNGDLVGAGSLETQVDQVVANALTALAAASAQPQHVVRSVIYVRSDERDKLGAAWRRLTESALGPAFTTASTLLGVAQLGFPGQLVEVDLTVALPD; encoded by the coding sequence ATGACTGAGAAGATCACCCGCATCAACCCGGAGCAGTTGCATGAGACGCCCGGCTACCACCACATCACGGTGGTAGAGGCAGGGCGTACGGCCTACCTGGCGGGACAGTGCCCGCTTGATCGGAACGGTGACCTCGTCGGTGCCGGTTCCCTCGAGACGCAGGTCGACCAGGTGGTCGCGAACGCGCTCACTGCCCTGGCCGCGGCGAGCGCCCAGCCGCAACACGTGGTGCGGTCAGTGATCTACGTGCGGAGCGACGAGAGGGACAAGCTCGGAGCCGCATGGCGTCGGCTCACCGAGTCTGCCCTGGGGCCGGCGTTCACCACCGCCAGCACGCTCTTGGGCGTTGCCCAGCTGGGCTTTCCCGGACAGCTCGTCGAGGTGGATCTCACCGTGGCGCTGCCTGACTGA
- a CDS encoding peptidylprolyl isomerase, protein MAVPTSQGPLPLHLNQAKAPCTVQSFLHLARHGFYDRTVCHRLTAYPTLKVLQCGDPTGTGEGGPGYKYKDELPVDLPPAPTDPTGARRLYGRGLLAMANAGPDTNGSQFFVVYGDSALRPNYTVFGTVGPDGLATLDKVAAGGIQPTAEAPAPVDGTPVLRTELFCVRPSSRH, encoded by the coding sequence GTGGCCGTTCCGACCAGCCAGGGCCCACTCCCGCTGCACCTCAACCAGGCCAAGGCGCCGTGCACGGTCCAGAGCTTCCTGCACCTGGCACGGCATGGGTTCTACGACCGGACGGTGTGCCACCGCCTGACGGCGTATCCGACGCTGAAGGTCCTGCAGTGCGGCGACCCGACCGGTACCGGTGAGGGCGGGCCCGGGTACAAGTACAAGGACGAGCTCCCAGTGGACTTGCCGCCCGCACCGACCGATCCGACCGGCGCGCGCCGCCTCTATGGGCGCGGCCTGCTGGCGATGGCCAACGCCGGTCCGGACACGAACGGTTCACAGTTCTTCGTCGTCTACGGCGACTCCGCACTGCGACCGAACTACACGGTGTTCGGCACGGTCGGCCCCGACGGCCTGGCAACACTCGACAAGGTCGCCGCCGGCGGAATCCAGCCGACCGCGGAGGCCCCGGCCCCGGTCGACGGCACACCCGTGCTGCGGACCGAGCTGTTCTGCGTCCGGCCGTCCAGCCGGCATTGA
- a CDS encoding protein kinase domain-containing protein — MAEETEPGRVVGGRYRLMSKLGYGGFGRVWKARDEFLDVDVAIKEVWLPLTASDSEQSERLARAAREARNAARLRDHPNIVAVHDVVIEDGAPWTVMRLVDGHSLAERLDADGPLPWDDTERIAAALLKALSAAHAAGIVHRDVKPANVMLTDAGEVLLTDFGIALRQADTALTAPGSFIGSLEYIAPERARGTDGLAASDLFSLGVALYQAVEGVSPFRRGTDTGTLTAVLFDEPPPPRRAGPLTPLIARLLDKDPDQRITVPEALALIDASPTAAEPPTPPDPAAPPYRTPLAIGLANERGADLNAVEDTDPKGRIRKQDVLNTADTLSRFAPQPDPQSLKTRPRNLVAGIILVALTCAGVIGAIAYRAPGDEGVPSSCTLPSGWAFTALQLQKAMSPDHSMSPGSDGCTWTGQPDNYGHAKETYELTLYTADFTTGAPGIAPPIKGAPKETALRSASPGSCTIEWPTSYGYGSIQVHSLGDKDACTLARTFVQGTVTKNP, encoded by the coding sequence GTGGCAGAAGAGACGGAACCGGGGCGGGTGGTCGGCGGGCGGTACCGGCTGATGAGCAAGCTCGGGTACGGCGGGTTCGGGCGGGTATGGAAGGCCCGTGATGAGTTCCTGGACGTCGATGTCGCGATCAAAGAAGTCTGGCTTCCGCTGACAGCCTCCGACTCCGAGCAGTCCGAGCGCCTGGCCCGCGCCGCACGCGAGGCCCGCAATGCAGCACGCCTCCGAGACCACCCCAACATTGTCGCCGTACACGACGTGGTCATCGAGGACGGCGCCCCCTGGACCGTAATGCGCCTGGTCGACGGCCACTCACTGGCCGAACGGCTTGACGCAGACGGCCCATTGCCCTGGGATGACACCGAGCGCATCGCCGCTGCCCTGCTGAAGGCTCTGAGCGCGGCGCACGCGGCTGGCATCGTGCATCGGGACGTCAAGCCCGCCAACGTCATGCTGACCGACGCTGGCGAGGTGCTGCTCACAGACTTCGGGATCGCACTCCGCCAGGCCGACACCGCGCTGACCGCCCCGGGTTCCTTCATCGGCTCACTTGAGTACATCGCCCCCGAACGCGCCCGTGGGACAGACGGGCTGGCGGCCAGCGACCTGTTCTCCCTCGGGGTCGCCCTCTATCAGGCCGTCGAAGGCGTCTCCCCCTTCCGCCGAGGCACCGACACCGGCACGCTCACCGCCGTCCTGTTCGACGAGCCCCCGCCGCCCCGGCGCGCGGGCCCCCTCACACCGCTCATCGCCCGCCTCCTGGACAAGGACCCGGACCAGCGGATCACCGTCCCCGAGGCGCTGGCCCTGATCGACGCATCGCCGACGGCGGCTGAACCGCCCACACCCCCGGACCCGGCCGCCCCGCCGTATCGCACTCCTCTGGCCATCGGGCTCGCGAACGAACGTGGTGCGGACCTGAACGCTGTCGAGGACACTGACCCCAAGGGGCGAATCCGCAAGCAGGACGTCCTGAACACCGCTGACACCCTCTCGAGGTTCGCTCCTCAACCTGATCCGCAGTCCCTCAAAACCAGGCCCAGAAACCTGGTTGCCGGCATCATCCTCGTCGCGCTCACGTGCGCTGGGGTGATCGGCGCCATCGCGTACCGCGCACCCGGGGACGAAGGGGTGCCCTCATCGTGCACCCTCCCTTCCGGCTGGGCGTTTACCGCACTCCAGTTGCAGAAGGCGATGTCGCCCGATCACAGCATGTCTCCGGGGTCGGATGGGTGCACCTGGACAGGACAGCCGGACAATTACGGCCACGCCAAGGAGACCTACGAGCTCACCCTGTACACCGCCGACTTCACCACTGGCGCCCCCGGGATAGCGCCGCCCATCAAGGGTGCGCCGAAGGAGACAGCACTACGTTCGGCTTCCCCCGGATCGTGCACCATCGAGTGGCCCACCTCGTACGGGTACGGCTCCATCCAGGTGCACTCGCTCGGCGACAAGGATGCATGCACCCTGGCCAGGACCTTCGTCCAGGGCACCGTCACTAAGAATCCTTAA
- a CDS encoding NB-ARC domain-containing protein, whose translation MTVEELVAAVVALAIVSAKRLGAGLADRAMEGVEQSVADRLGRLYRWVAGRLPGEEGAALADEAGRSPVAQALLRRRLVLALGDDPAGVEELRVLLSLHVPVLAHGDFLLPESSGIPRQLPLAVADFTGRGQELARLVEAAERAGGGRVCLVHGPGGVGKTAVVVQAAHRLMPSFPDGQLFVDLNGVEEHPPAVGEVLGDFLVALGVARARIPDDEAGRARQFRTELADRRVLIILDNAASEQQIGALIPGGSSCAVLITSRQGLATLAVDERVALSGLDEGTAWDLLRRISGGDRVDEDPEAGRDVVRLCGGLPLALRIAGARLATFPARTVGSFARDLADDHRRLDVLSLGERSVRAVFRAGYQALPSLQQRAFRLVSALDTPDLPAWALSPLLDVNVDTADACLEGLLLAHLVQARRGEAGGQRIVLHDLARAFSKERAAEQPADESNSAVRRLLGALLSAADAADTQLRPAGARHSGRDGAVRRPPPDDTVANDVGEAVEWFEAERVVLVAAVAHAHARGWWELCWEITDAMSIALEHQWRWDISRQVHALALDAADRLGDGGARAALLRNLGEALRDSGSDVGRAAECFSEAIALFHSSGDAHGESDALGNLGILQRQQGELREAARTLNAAESLFRVLPLERGLAWTLREKAVISRHHAHYNQALVHLDQAQALFAANEEPRGIGWILRTRADTEKESTVGGCPLPRRWYTGPWPGCHITSPLTQDPRWAAARTHYEHAAQTLHAVRDHRGHTWATLGLADMALYEGDHAATELISRALQETDACGDHRGRSRALTVQALLHAEANRLNDAITLAERALAGPRDHVGAAQASFRLARLYGAAGRHYDLLHTLQQSRTHYHAASMPFPDLADTELCWTLNRPVPRARRFRRHQ comes from the coding sequence ATGACGGTCGAGGAGCTCGTGGCAGCAGTGGTCGCCTTGGCGATCGTGTCTGCGAAGAGGCTGGGTGCCGGTCTGGCTGATCGCGCGATGGAGGGTGTGGAGCAGTCGGTGGCCGACCGGCTGGGGCGACTGTACCGGTGGGTCGCCGGACGGCTGCCCGGTGAGGAGGGCGCGGCTCTGGCCGATGAGGCGGGCCGTTCTCCGGTTGCACAGGCTCTGCTGAGACGGAGGCTGGTACTGGCTCTGGGTGACGATCCCGCAGGCGTTGAAGAGCTACGGGTGCTCTTGTCGTTGCACGTGCCGGTTCTCGCCCATGGCGATTTCCTTCTCCCGGAATCGTCCGGAATCCCGCGTCAGCTGCCGCTGGCCGTGGCGGATTTCACCGGTCGCGGCCAGGAGTTGGCGCGGCTGGTGGAGGCTGCTGAGCGTGCAGGTGGGGGCAGGGTGTGCCTGGTGCACGGTCCGGGCGGGGTCGGCAAGACGGCTGTCGTGGTGCAGGCTGCTCATCGGCTGATGCCGTCTTTCCCCGACGGCCAGCTTTTCGTCGACCTGAACGGGGTGGAGGAGCATCCTCCTGCCGTGGGCGAGGTTCTGGGCGACTTCCTGGTGGCTCTGGGAGTGGCACGCGCCAGAATCCCCGACGATGAGGCTGGACGGGCACGGCAGTTCCGGACGGAGCTGGCCGACCGGCGTGTCCTGATCATTCTGGACAACGCGGCCAGTGAACAGCAGATAGGTGCGTTGATACCGGGTGGGTCTTCGTGCGCTGTACTGATCACCAGTCGCCAGGGCCTTGCCACGCTGGCTGTGGATGAGCGCGTCGCATTGTCGGGGCTGGACGAGGGCACCGCCTGGGATCTGTTGAGGCGGATCAGCGGCGGGGACCGGGTGGACGAGGACCCCGAAGCAGGTCGCGACGTGGTCCGTCTGTGCGGCGGGCTCCCGCTGGCCCTGCGCATCGCGGGAGCGCGGCTGGCCACGTTTCCCGCCCGTACTGTGGGCTCCTTCGCCCGCGATCTCGCCGACGACCACCGGCGGCTGGATGTGCTGAGCCTGGGCGAGCGCAGTGTGCGTGCGGTCTTCCGCGCTGGTTATCAGGCGCTCCCGTCGTTGCAGCAGCGTGCGTTCAGGCTGGTGTCCGCCCTGGACACTCCCGACCTGCCGGCCTGGGCGCTGTCGCCTTTGCTGGACGTGAACGTCGATACGGCTGACGCGTGCCTGGAGGGACTGCTGCTGGCGCATCTCGTACAGGCTCGCCGCGGCGAGGCAGGCGGCCAGCGCATCGTACTGCACGATCTCGCGCGCGCCTTCTCCAAGGAGCGAGCGGCCGAGCAGCCGGCGGACGAGTCGAACAGCGCCGTGCGGCGTCTGCTGGGTGCCCTCCTCAGCGCGGCCGACGCAGCCGACACGCAGCTACGGCCGGCCGGTGCCCGGCACAGCGGCCGTGATGGGGCGGTCCGCCGTCCACCGCCGGACGACACTGTGGCGAATGATGTGGGGGAGGCCGTCGAGTGGTTCGAAGCCGAGCGTGTGGTGCTGGTGGCAGCTGTCGCCCATGCTCACGCTCGCGGGTGGTGGGAGCTGTGCTGGGAGATCACCGACGCGATGAGTATCGCTCTTGAGCATCAGTGGCGCTGGGACATCAGCAGACAGGTCCATGCGCTTGCTCTGGACGCGGCCGACCGTCTGGGGGATGGCGGCGCCCGTGCCGCGCTGCTGCGCAACCTAGGCGAAGCCTTACGCGACAGCGGCAGTGACGTGGGCAGGGCCGCGGAGTGCTTCAGCGAAGCGATCGCTCTCTTCCACAGCTCGGGCGACGCACACGGCGAAAGCGATGCCCTGGGCAACCTGGGAATCCTGCAACGCCAGCAGGGCGAGCTGCGGGAAGCGGCGCGAACGCTCAACGCGGCCGAGAGTCTCTTCAGGGTCCTGCCGCTTGAACGCGGACTGGCCTGGACCCTGAGGGAAAAAGCGGTGATCAGCCGACACCACGCTCACTACAACCAAGCCCTCGTTCATCTCGACCAAGCGCAGGCCCTGTTCGCCGCCAACGAGGAACCCCGCGGTATCGGGTGGATTCTGCGCACCCGCGCCGACACCGAGAAGGAGAGCACGGTGGGTGGCTGCCCGCTCCCTCGCCGCTGGTACACGGGCCCCTGGCCCGGGTGCCACATCACAAGCCCTCTCACACAGGATCCGCGGTGGGCCGCGGCCCGCACCCACTACGAGCACGCTGCCCAGACCCTGCACGCTGTCCGGGACCACCGCGGGCACACCTGGGCCACCCTGGGGCTGGCCGACATGGCGCTCTACGAAGGGGACCACGCCGCCACCGAACTGATCAGCCGTGCGCTTCAGGAGACCGACGCCTGCGGCGACCATCGAGGCCGCAGCAGGGCACTGACCGTGCAAGCCCTGCTGCACGCCGAGGCAAACCGCCTCAACGACGCCATCACGCTGGCAGAACGAGCCCTCGCCGGCCCCCGCGACCACGTCGGCGCTGCTCAGGCCAGCTTCCGCCTTGCCCGTCTCTACGGCGCTGCCGGCCGGCACTACGACCTCCTCCACACCCTCCAGCAGTCCCGAACCCACTACCACGCCGCCAGCATGCCCTTCCCCGACCTTGCCGACACCGAACTCTGCTGGACACTCAACCGCCCCGTGCCCCGCGCCCGTCGCTTCCGCCGCCATCAGTGA